The Granulicella sp. 5B5 nucleotide sequence GATGGAACGGCGAGTAGCGAGCACCTTCCAGCTTGACGCTGGAAGAGGCAGCTTCGAGAGCCTCGACATCAGCTGGGGAAAGTTCGACGTTGAGGGCCCCGAGGTTCTCTTCGAGACGGTTGAGCTTGGTAGTGCCGGGGATGGGAACAATCCACGGCTGCTTTGCCAGCAGCCACGCCAGAGCGATCTGTGCAGGGGTGGCGTTCTTCTTTTTGCCGAAGTCGGTGATGACATCGACCAGCGCGTGGTTGGACTTAAGAGCATCTGGAGCCAGGCGGGGCGAGGTGCTGCGGAAGTCAGTGCTGTCGAACTTTGTGTTGGCGTCCATCTTGCCGGTAAGGAAGCCCTTGCCAAGTGGGCTGAAGGGGACGAAGCCGATGCCGAGCTCTTCGAGCGTAGGGATAATCTCCTGCTCGGGCTCGCGGAAGAAGAGCGAGTACTCGCTCTGCAGCGCGGCGACGGGCTGCACGGCGTGGGCGCGGCGGATGGTCTGCGCGCCAGCCTCCGACAGGCCGAAGTGCTTGACCTTACCCGCGGCGATGAGGTCCTTGACCGCGCCGGCAACGTCTTCGATCGGCACGTTGAGATCGACGCGGTGCTGGTAGTAGAGGTCGATGACGTCGATATTGAGGCGCTTGAGCGACTCGTCGCAGACCTTCCTGATGTGGTCCGGGTGGCTGTTGAGGGCGTTCCACTTGCCGCCGTCGGCGGGATTGGCCTCCCAGCCGAACTTGGTCGCGATGACGACCTTGTCGCGGATGGGCGAGAGCGCCTTGCCGACGAGGACTTCGTTGGTGAAGGGGCCATAGACCTCTGCGGTGTCGAAGAAGGTGACGCCCATGTCGACGGCCTTGTGCATGAGGGCGATCATCTCAGTCTCATCGGAGACGGTGCCGTAGCCAAAGCTCATGCCCATGCAGCCGAGGCCAAGGGCGGAGACTTCAAGATTGCTGTTGCCGAGTTTGCGCGTTTGCATGGTGTGCTCCTTAGGTTGTTACTGCTGATGTTCCGCGAAGGCTTTGCGGGCGACCGCGATGGCGTGCGGAGCGGTTGGCTCCAACGGGCTTTGAGTTGGCGCGGTGAGCGTGAACTAGTTGATGGTGGTTTCGCGGTTGGCTTCGCGCCAGTGGCCGGGAGGCACACCTTCCCAGGCGCGGAAGGCGCGGGCGAAGGAGCTGGCGTCCTCGTAGCCGAGCAGGTAGGCGGCTTCGTTGAGCTCAAGGACGGAGTTCTTGAGGTAGTAGCGTGCCATTTGGCGGCGCGCTTCATCGAGTACGCGCTGGAAGCTGGAGCCGGACTCCTGCAGGCGGCGCTGCAGCGTGCGGGAGCTCATGTGCAGTTCGCGGGCCACGTCCTCCGTTGTGGGACGATGGCCGGTGAGCCGCTGCTGAATCGCACCGCGGACGAGTTCTAGAAAGCTGTCATCGCCGTTCGTGTGCTGTTTGAGGTCGAGCTCGAACTGCGGGGCGAGCATCTCCAGCAATTCGGCGTTGCGGGTGACGAAGGGAATGGCTGCGTCAGCCGTGCGAAAGACGATGGCGTTTTGCGCGCTGCCGCAGACGATGGGGCAGCCGAAGTGCCGTTCGAGTGCCTTGGTGTGCGTGCGCGGCTGCACAAGCTCCAACCGCAGGGGAGTGATGCGCATGCCGGTGCCGTGGCGCACGATGGTGAGCATCCACGCAAAGCAGTGGTCGACGAGCACGGGCGGTTCGGCTTCGACGGCGAGCGTCCAGCGAAACTGGATGCTCCACTCGTCGCCCTGGCGGTCGTGCACGAGCTCCTCCGGCACGGAGAGACGCTTGTAGCGCGCGAGGTGATCGATGGCCGCACCGAAGTTTTCGGTGGAGAGCGCCGCGATGCCGCTGGGGTGGAAACGTTCAATGCGATTTTCAGTGCCGAGCTTGAGGCCGATGGCGGGGTCGCTGCTGACCTCAGCGATGGCCCGCCACAGGGCGAAGAGCTCTTCGGTGTTGACGAGTATGCGGGTCTGCTGGAAGAGGTCCTGCGGGAGCCCTGCGCGGCGGAGAACCGCGGAGACAGAGACTCCCGACTCCTCCAACCGCGTGCTTAGGGTGCCGGCAACTCGAAAGTGTTTGAGCATAAGAATCTTTCAGCAGAGTTTTATCTTTAGGACTTCAAAGACGCCATGTCGATGGAGAAGCGATACTTCACGTCTGCTTTGAGCAGGCGCTCGTAGGCCTCGTTCACCTGTTGGATGGCGATGACCTCGACATCGGATGTGATGTTATGCTCGCCGCAGAAATCGAGCATCTCCTGAGTTTCCTTGAGGCCACCGATGGGCGAGCCGGAGACACTCTTTCTGCCGAAGATGAGGCCGAAGGAGCTGAGGCTGAGCGGCTTTTCGGGCGCACCAACGAGGGTCATGTTGCCATCGCGGCCAAGCAGCTGGATGTAGGCGTTGATGTCGTGGTCGGCGGAGACGCAGTCGAGGATGAAGTCGAAGCTGTTGGCGTGCTTCTGCATCTGCGCAGCGTCCCTGGAGATAACGACCTCGTCCGCGCCGAGGCGGATGGCGTCTTCAACCTTGCTGGGCGAGGTGGTGAAGACGACGGTGTGCGCTCCCATGGCATGCGCGAACTTGACGCCCATGTGGCCGAGGCCGCCGAGACCGACGATGCCGACCTTCTTGCCCGCGCCGACTCCCCAGTGGTGCATGGGTGAGTAGGTGGTGATGCCCGCGCAGAGCAGCGGTGCGGCGGCGGCGAGGTCAAGGTTCGCAGGGATGTGCAGGGCGAAGCGCTGGTCGACCACGATGCTGTCCGAGTAGCCGCCGTAGGTGACGCCGCCGGTGTGCTTGTCGGGCGAGTTGTAGGTGAGCGTCATGCCGGGGCAGAACTGCTCGAGGCCTTCCTTGCAGGCGGGGCAGGTGCCGTCGGAGTCGACCAGGCAGCCGACACCGGCGAGGTCGCCGGGCTTGAAACCGGTGACGGCGGAGCCGACCTTGGTGACGCGGCCCACGATCTCATGCCCCGGCACGCAGGGATAGACGGTGGGCATGACTGCGGCCCACTCGTTGCGCACTGTATGGAGGTCCGAGTGGCAGATGCCGCAGAAGAGGATCTCAATCTGAACGTCATTCTCGGTGGGATCGCGCCGCGCGATCGTGGTGGAGGCTAGCGGCGAGGTGGAGCTGGTTGCGGAGTAGGCTCTCGCGTTGAACATGAGACTACGTTAGTCCCTGGCGGCGGCTGTCGCCATGCAGAGCGCGCCATTGTGCCTGCAAGATGCGCCAGAGTTTTGTGGCGCGGCTATTCGCCAATCAGATGCAGAACGATCTCGCGCCGGTGAGGGTGGGTGCGATGTTCGAAGAGATAGACACCCTGCCAGGTGCCGAAAACGAGGCTGCCATTCACAACAGGGATGGATAACTGTACCTGTGTGAGAGCGGTCTTCAGATGCGCGGGCATGTCGTCCGCGCCTTCGTAGTTGTGTTCGTAGGGCCCGTTTTCTGGTGCGATGCGGCTGAAGTACGCCTTGATGTCGCGACGCACGGTGGGGTCGGCGTTTTCCTGGATCAGCAGCGATGCGGATGTATGGCGACAGAAAACGGTAAGCAGGCCTGTCTGCATCTGCTGGTGCTGGAGCCATTCGCAGAGAGTCAAGGTGAACTCATATAGGCCCTGGCCGCGGGTGGAGAGGGT carries:
- a CDS encoding aldo/keto reductase; its protein translation is MQTRKLGNSNLEVSALGLGCMGMSFGYGTVSDETEMIALMHKAVDMGVTFFDTAEVYGPFTNEVLVGKALSPIRDKVVIATKFGWEANPADGGKWNALNSHPDHIRKVCDESLKRLNIDVIDLYYQHRVDLNVPIEDVAGAVKDLIAAGKVKHFGLSEAGAQTIRRAHAVQPVAALQSEYSLFFREPEQEIIPTLEELGIGFVPFSPLGKGFLTGKMDANTKFDSTDFRSTSPRLAPDALKSNHALVDVITDFGKKKNATPAQIALAWLLAKQPWIVPIPGTTKLNRLEENLGALNVELSPADVEALEAASSSVKLEGARYSPFHQQLVGR
- a CDS encoding AraC family transcriptional regulator; translated protein: MLKHFRVAGTLSTRLEESGVSVSAVLRRAGLPQDLFQQTRILVNTEELFALWRAIAEVSSDPAIGLKLGTENRIERFHPSGIAALSTENFGAAIDHLARYKRLSVPEELVHDRQGDEWSIQFRWTLAVEAEPPVLVDHCFAWMLTIVRHGTGMRITPLRLELVQPRTHTKALERHFGCPIVCGSAQNAIVFRTADAAIPFVTRNAELLEMLAPQFELDLKQHTNGDDSFLELVRGAIQQRLTGHRPTTEDVARELHMSSRTLQRRLQESGSSFQRVLDEARRQMARYYLKNSVLELNEAAYLLGYEDASSFARAFRAWEGVPPGHWREANRETTIN
- a CDS encoding NAD(P)-dependent alcohol dehydrogenase, translating into MFNARAYSATSSTSPLASTTIARRDPTENDVQIEILFCGICHSDLHTVRNEWAAVMPTVYPCVPGHEIVGRVTKVGSAVTGFKPGDLAGVGCLVDSDGTCPACKEGLEQFCPGMTLTYNSPDKHTGGVTYGGYSDSIVVDQRFALHIPANLDLAAAAPLLCAGITTYSPMHHWGVGAGKKVGIVGLGGLGHMGVKFAHAMGAHTVVFTTSPSKVEDAIRLGADEVVISRDAAQMQKHANSFDFILDCVSADHDINAYIQLLGRDGNMTLVGAPEKPLSLSSFGLIFGRKSVSGSPIGGLKETQEMLDFCGEHNITSDVEVIAIQQVNEAYERLLKADVKYRFSIDMASLKS
- a CDS encoding secondary thiamine-phosphate synthase enzyme YjbQ, whose amino-acid sequence is MKQATHALTLSTRGQGLYEFTLTLCEWLQHQQMQTGLLTVFCRHTSASLLIQENADPTVRRDIKAYFSRIAPENGPYEHNYEGADDMPAHLKTALTQVQLSIPVVNGSLVFGTWQGVYLFEHRTHPHRREIVLHLIGE